A window of Mangifera indica cultivar Alphonso chromosome 13, CATAS_Mindica_2.1, whole genome shotgun sequence contains these coding sequences:
- the LOC123194951 gene encoding uncharacterized protein LOC123194951, translating into MSPDTSRQMRYLVTAYRIISDFLYIDSGDEFWFKVSGLSFSQQTDVSSYIPRSSGHRIKDTYFHDCPKGSRQDGAPVDPSVTSPIRSEGLHHEGQPIGSPIALDRPLELVRTARGRIVRKGPLVRTPYINPFRGRAKRVTAFDTHDVYFIGSKSKDSFWRLVVELHEWLTDDVSGVEIRGSDNKCLALDVKLGIWAPVLHLLWYFFYTIIITFIQHPHGRVDASKWGIKKIGLSLYLDLPIPLPLLVVRTSMRDLKFWCLIKLVKAFVFLRCLTRASRIYKKATVILSELTESTWHKAISIFLLYIYMLAAHLYLMSNVGISKEMRLETLKMRDLVLLQKLPKNLQQQVRKYQQSIWQKNKDDGVEFLFSNLPNTLLRNIKRELCLELLKKVQEFKMLNKERLDALCDNVKPVLYSQHTCIFQEGYPIGQMLFVVCGKLSSYTSKGITGFVSTDHSRDDDNNISKKDDLVDCDFYGFINKYPLIKNIY; encoded by the exons atgagtccagacacttccagGCAGATGCGATATCTTGTGACAGCGTACCGCATTATCTCAGATTTTCTCTACATTGACTCCGG agacgagttttggtttaaggTTAGCGGGCTTTCGTTTAGCCAACagactgatgtttcttcatatattcctcgctcctctgGACATAGGATCAAGGATACATACTTTCACGattgtccgaag ggtagtcgacAGGATGGGGCACCGGTTGACCCTTCGGTGACTTCACCAATCCgatctgag ggtcttCATCATGAAGGCCAACCGATCGGATCTCCTATCGCTTTAGATCGTCCACTAgag ttggttcgtacagcacgtggtcgAATCGTTCGAAAGGGTCCACTGGTTCGCACCCCATATATAAATCCATTCAGAGGGAGGGCAAAACG AGTTACGGCTTTTGACACACATGATGTGTACTTCATAGGATCGAAGTCGAAAgacagcttctggaggcttgttgtagagttgcaCGAGTGGTTGActgacgat GTCTCAGGAGTTGAAATCAGAGGAAG TGATAACAAGTGTCTGGCATTGGACGTGAAATTGGGTATTTGGGCTCCTGTTCTCCATCTCCTTTGGTATTTCTTTTACACCATCATTATAACTTTCATACAACATCCACACGGAAGAGTTGACGCCTCCAAATggggaataaaaaaaattgggttgTCTTTATACCTTGACCTGCCCATTCCGCTTCCACTG CTGGTGGTCAGGACTTCAATGAGAGACCTGAAATTTTGGTGTTTGATAAAGTTGGTGAAAGCTTTTGTGTTTCTACGATGCCTGACAAGGGCTAGCAGAATCTATAAAAAAGCTACAGTGATTTTGAGCGAACTTACAGAATCTACATGGCACAAGGCTAtatccatttttcttctttacatTTACATGCTTGCTGCTCAT TTATATTTGATGTCTAACGTTGGAATATCAAAGGAGATGAGACTTGAGACACTAAAGATGAGGGATTTGGTGCTCTTACAAAAGCTCCCTAAGAATCTCCAACAACAAGTTAGGAAATATCAGCAAAGCATATggcaaaaaaacaaagatgatgGAGTAGAATTTTTGTTTAGTAATCTCCCCAATACTCTTTTAAGGAACATCAAACGAGAGCTATGCTTGGAGCTACTCAAGAAA GTACAAgagtttaaaatgttaaataaagaaaggtTGGATGCATTATGCGATAATGTAAAGCCAGTTTTGTACTCTCAGCACACTTGCATTTTTCAAGAAGGATATCCGATCGGTCAAATGCTCTTTGTGGTGTGTGGCAAACTCTCTTCCTACACTTCCAAGGGTATAACTGGTTTTGTGAGCACTGATCATAGCAGAGATGATGATAATAACATAAGCAAAAAGGATGATCTGGTTGATTGTGACTTCTATGGATTTATCAACAAGTATCCCCTTATCAAAAATATCTATTAA